A stretch of Aristophania vespae DNA encodes these proteins:
- the serB gene encoding phosphoserine phosphatase SerB yields MSFPNVLTLIIDRRHHSLPAEAIDIARNLVKGAAPVTLSEKEAVDIPFSLSEKGAASIETIRATLAPYKVDTIITKNRGRRKAVLIADMDSTILTGETLDDLATLLGLGDKIAQVTKAAMNGEIDFATSLRERTAFLKNMPEKALEDVYQNLTLNAGAIELVQTMKANGARTALISGGFSWYTKRIAERCGFDENYGNELEIKDGKITGNLIGDILGPESKREHLDRLCEERGIKLKASLTTGDGSNDIPMLKEAGLGLAFHAKPVVRKEIAQQVNFATLRAHLFAQGYPASSFIEA; encoded by the coding sequence GTGTCTTTTCCTAATGTTTTGACGCTAATTATTGATCGCCGCCATCATTCCCTTCCAGCAGAAGCTATTGATATCGCGCGCAACCTTGTCAAAGGGGCAGCCCCTGTCACTCTTTCTGAAAAAGAGGCAGTTGATATCCCTTTTTCGCTTTCTGAAAAAGGAGCTGCTTCAATAGAAACCATTCGGGCGACATTGGCTCCCTATAAAGTCGATACGATCATAACGAAAAATAGAGGTCGCCGAAAAGCTGTTCTGATTGCTGATATGGACAGCACGATTCTGACCGGAGAAACATTGGATGATCTTGCTACCTTACTTGGGCTCGGTGACAAAATTGCTCAAGTGACAAAAGCTGCCATGAATGGCGAGATAGATTTTGCAACATCTTTGAGAGAACGCACAGCTTTTTTAAAAAACATGCCTGAAAAGGCTTTGGAAGATGTTTATCAGAATTTGACACTTAATGCTGGCGCTATCGAGCTTGTGCAGACAATGAAAGCAAATGGTGCCCGTACAGCTTTAATTTCTGGCGGGTTTAGCTGGTACACAAAACGCATTGCAGAACGCTGTGGTTTTGATGAAAATTATGGCAATGAATTAGAAATCAAAGACGGTAAAATAACCGGCAATTTGATAGGTGATATTTTAGGGCCAGAATCAAAACGCGAACATTTAGACAGGCTTTGCGAAGAGCGTGGTATCAAATTAAAAGCCAGCCTCACAACGGGAGATGGCTCAAATGATATTCCCATGCTGAAAGAGGCTGGTTTAGGTTTGGCTTTCCATGCCAAACCGGTTGTACGGAAAGAAATTGCTCAGCAGGTTAATTTTGCAACACTGCGTGCTCATCTCTTTGCCCAGGGTTACCCTGCTTCGTCATTTATAGAAGCCTGA
- the ahcY gene encoding adenosylhomocysteinase, with amino-acid sequence MPNHDYKVRDISLADWGRKEISIAEGEMPGLMALRAEYKGQKPLKGARIAGCLHMTIQTAVLIETLIDLGATVRWSSCNIFSTQDQAAAAIAAANIPVFAWKGLTEEEFVWCIEQTIKGPDGWTPNMILDDGGDLTAMMHDKYPEMLKDIRGLSEETTTGVHRLWEMARKGTLKVPAFNVNDSVTKSKFDNLYGCRESLVDAIRRGTDVMMSGKVAVVAGYGDVGKGSAASLRNAGCRVLVTEVDPICALQAAMEGYEVVTMEEGAPRGDIFVTCTGNIDIITLEHMRAMKDRAIVCNIGHFDSEIQVASLRNFKWNNIKPQVDEIELAPNRRIILLSEGRLVNLGNATGHPSFVMSASFTNQTLAQIELWTAKPGTYENKVYTLPKILDEKVAALHLEKVGAKLSKMTKEQADYIGVKQTGPFKQDFYRY; translated from the coding sequence ATGCCTAATCATGATTATAAAGTACGCGATATCTCCCTAGCTGACTGGGGTCGCAAAGAAATTTCTATTGCTGAAGGTGAAATGCCGGGTCTAATGGCCCTTCGTGCGGAATATAAAGGACAAAAGCCCCTTAAAGGCGCCCGGATCGCCGGCTGTCTGCATATGACCATCCAGACAGCTGTCTTGATCGAAACACTTATCGATCTCGGTGCTACAGTTCGCTGGTCTTCTTGCAATATTTTCTCGACCCAAGACCAGGCTGCAGCAGCCATTGCAGCAGCTAATATTCCTGTTTTCGCATGGAAAGGTCTTACAGAGGAAGAATTTGTCTGGTGCATTGAACAAACCATTAAAGGCCCAGATGGATGGACACCAAACATGATCTTAGATGATGGCGGTGACCTGACAGCCATGATGCATGATAAGTACCCGGAAATGCTAAAAGATATTCGTGGCCTTTCCGAAGAAACAACAACAGGCGTTCATCGTCTGTGGGAAATGGCACGCAAAGGCACATTAAAAGTTCCTGCCTTTAATGTGAATGACAGCGTTACCAAATCTAAATTCGATAATCTTTATGGCTGCCGTGAAAGCCTTGTAGATGCGATTCGCCGCGGTACTGACGTCATGATGTCAGGTAAAGTTGCCGTCGTTGCCGGGTATGGTGACGTAGGTAAAGGTTCAGCGGCCTCTCTTCGAAATGCAGGCTGCCGCGTTTTAGTCACAGAAGTAGATCCAATCTGCGCCCTTCAAGCCGCTATGGAAGGCTATGAAGTTGTGACTATGGAGGAAGGCGCTCCCAGAGGCGATATCTTTGTCACATGCACAGGTAATATCGACATTATTACACTTGAACATATGCGTGCGATGAAAGATCGGGCAATTGTGTGTAATATTGGCCACTTTGATAGCGAAATCCAGGTTGCTTCATTACGCAACTTTAAATGGAACAACATCAAACCACAGGTAGACGAAATTGAGCTTGCGCCCAATCGTCGAATCATTCTTCTTTCTGAAGGGCGTCTGGTTAATTTGGGGAATGCGACAGGGCATCCCTCTTTTGTGATGTCAGCTTCATTCACAAACCAAACCCTCGCTCAAATTGAGCTTTGGACAGCTAAACCCGGCACTTACGAAAATAAAGTTTACACACTGCCTAAAATTCTTGATGAGAAAGTTGCAGCGCTTCACCTGGAAAAAGTGGGGGCAAAACTGTCAAAAATGACTAAAGAGCAGGCAGACTATATTGGCGTTAAACAAACTGGCCCATTCAAACAAGATTTTTACCGTTACTAA
- the sucB gene encoding dihydrolipoyllysine-residue succinyltransferase: protein MTIEIRVPPLGESLTSATIAKWYKKTGEYVQAGDIVLELETDKVSFEIPAPVAGRIEALLDEGVDVAVDQLIARLDETKAPLSQLAEKQAPVSKEVSPSVERPAETKEKEAVPHKTDIKSSGSFQETTSQEGERRVPLSRLRQTIARNLKEAQNTAAILTTFNEVDMGNVRELRSQYRDIFEKKNSGTRLGFMSFFAKAVIGAIKDYPALNAQIDGNEIVYRDHVNLGIAVGTERGLVVPVIRHADGMNFAELERHVADYGKRARDGALKLDELAGGTFTITNGGIFGSLLSTPILNRPQSGVLGMHTIQDRPVARNGQVVIRPMMYVALSYDHRLIDGKEAVSFLVRIKELIEDPRRLLLEV from the coding sequence ATGACAATTGAGATCCGAGTACCCCCATTAGGCGAAAGTCTTACCAGTGCGACTATAGCAAAGTGGTACAAAAAAACGGGTGAGTATGTCCAGGCGGGCGATATTGTTCTCGAACTTGAAACTGACAAAGTTAGTTTTGAAATTCCTGCTCCAGTTGCAGGCCGTATTGAAGCTTTGTTAGATGAGGGTGTTGATGTTGCTGTTGACCAGCTTATTGCGCGCCTAGATGAAACCAAAGCTCCTCTATCTCAGCTAGCAGAAAAGCAGGCTCCGGTTTCCAAAGAGGTGTCTCCGTCAGTTGAGCGGCCTGCCGAGACAAAAGAAAAAGAAGCCGTACCTCATAAAACAGACATTAAATCGTCCGGGTCCTTTCAGGAGACTACTAGTCAGGAAGGGGAGCGGCGTGTTCCATTAAGTCGCTTACGGCAGACGATAGCGCGTAATTTAAAAGAAGCTCAAAATACAGCGGCTATTCTTACGACATTCAACGAAGTTGATATGGGGAATGTGCGCGAATTACGGTCGCAATATCGTGATATTTTTGAAAAGAAAAATAGCGGCACCCGCCTTGGATTTATGTCTTTTTTTGCCAAGGCTGTGATTGGGGCAATCAAAGATTATCCAGCACTTAATGCTCAGATTGATGGTAATGAGATTGTCTATCGCGATCATGTTAATTTGGGCATTGCCGTAGGTACGGAACGCGGTCTTGTTGTCCCTGTAATACGCCATGCTGACGGCATGAATTTTGCTGAGCTTGAACGCCACGTGGCTGATTACGGCAAGCGTGCCCGTGATGGGGCTTTAAAGTTGGATGAACTTGCAGGGGGTACTTTTACCATCACGAATGGTGGTATATTTGGCTCATTACTTTCAACACCTATTCTTAATCGTCCGCAGTCAGGTGTGCTGGGTATGCATACAATCCAAGATCGGCCCGTCGCGCGCAATGGGCAGGTTGTGATACGGCCTATGATGTATGTAGCTCTCTCATATGACCATCGCCTGATTGATGGGAAAGAAGCTGTAAGCTTTTTAGTACGTATCAAGGAACTGATAGAAGATCCTAGACGTTTGCTTTTAGAGGTTTAA
- a CDS encoding DUF3597 domain-containing protein produces the protein MGIFSNIFSKIMNVAHAATNTDNKPSTNSPSTSQPSSPAQNQAQTQAAPQTQQQAASAPQQHVDVEAILKNLASKAGTKFNYQTSIVDLLKLLNMDSSLDSRRKLADELHYSGDKNNTEAMNIWLIKQVYGKLSENGGKVPDNWKA, from the coding sequence ATGGGCATTTTTAGTAATATTTTTTCAAAAATCATGAATGTCGCTCACGCAGCTACAAACACAGATAACAAGCCTTCAACGAACTCTCCCTCAACGTCGCAGCCATCGTCACCTGCTCAAAACCAGGCACAAACCCAAGCTGCGCCTCAAACACAACAACAGGCTGCATCCGCCCCCCAACAACATGTTGATGTAGAAGCGATTCTAAAAAACCTCGCTTCCAAGGCGGGTACAAAGTTTAATTATCAAACATCCATCGTTGACCTATTGAAATTATTAAACATGGATAGTTCCCTTGATTCACGTCGCAAACTTGCTGACGAACTTCATTATAGTGGCGATAAAAATAATACCGAGGCCATGAATATATGGCTCATCAAACAAGTTTACGGAAAACTATCTGAAAATGGTGGTAAAGTTCCTGATAACTGGAAAGCTTAA
- the mnmE gene encoding tRNA uridine-5-carboxymethylaminomethyl(34) synthesis GTPase MnmE, producing MNSIKDPETSTIFALATGLGRGAIAIMRASGPLCATILEALAGPLPKARYATLRFLRHKGDVLDHALLLWFPGPHSYTGDDSFELHLHAGPAIIETVSNALIDLGARPAEAGEFTKKAVQKGRLDLLQAEAIADLVDSETQSQRKQALRQADGALSHLYQQWAQRLRSVLAQQEALIDFPDEDLPPEVENALAQECSSLLTEINNHLQDERGELTRNGLIIVIAGSPNVGKSSLLNALSGEEAAIVTHQAGTTRDAISVDWVLDGIKLRLVDTAGLRETDDVIEAEGIKRALQHVEKADLVLHLLGPGENAEALVPNEILLRTKTDLSPALPHELGINTKEETGLEPLKKRLKDHLAQILLERSAPPLTRARHRAGLEETKRHLINAQSASWPELRGEELRLAMLSLGRLTGHVDIEALLDSIFSQFCIGK from the coding sequence ATGAATTCCATAAAAGACCCCGAAACAAGCACCATATTTGCCTTGGCCACTGGTTTGGGACGCGGCGCCATAGCTATTATGCGTGCCAGCGGCCCTCTTTGTGCTACAATTTTAGAGGCCCTGGCGGGCCCCTTACCTAAAGCGCGCTATGCAACATTGCGCTTTTTACGTCATAAGGGTGATGTACTCGACCACGCCCTTCTTTTATGGTTTCCTGGACCTCATTCTTATACTGGAGATGATAGTTTTGAGCTGCATCTTCATGCAGGGCCGGCTATTATAGAAACCGTTTCTAACGCTCTTATTGATCTTGGGGCACGCCCTGCCGAAGCTGGAGAGTTTACGAAAAAGGCCGTACAAAAGGGCCGGCTTGATCTTTTACAAGCTGAAGCTATTGCTGATTTAGTCGATTCCGAAACACAATCTCAACGAAAGCAAGCCCTTCGTCAGGCCGATGGCGCTTTGAGCCATTTATATCAGCAATGGGCACAACGTCTGCGCTCTGTTTTGGCACAGCAAGAAGCCCTTATTGATTTTCCTGACGAAGATCTTCCACCAGAAGTTGAAAATGCTTTAGCTCAGGAATGTTCCTCTTTACTGACAGAAATTAATAACCACCTTCAAGATGAACGGGGTGAACTGACCCGTAATGGCTTAATAATTGTCATTGCTGGCTCACCTAATGTTGGAAAATCAAGCCTCCTTAATGCCTTAAGCGGAGAAGAGGCCGCTATTGTAACTCATCAGGCGGGCACAACACGCGATGCCATTAGTGTGGATTGGGTACTTGATGGGATCAAATTACGCCTGGTAGATACCGCTGGATTACGTGAAACTGATGACGTGATTGAGGCTGAAGGTATAAAACGCGCCCTGCAGCATGTTGAAAAAGCAGACCTCGTGCTCCATCTTCTTGGCCCAGGTGAAAATGCCGAGGCTTTAGTGCCTAACGAAATTTTGCTACGCACCAAAACAGATCTTTCTCCTGCTCTTCCTCATGAATTAGGGATTAATACCAAAGAGGAGACAGGATTAGAGCCACTGAAAAAACGCCTGAAAGATCATTTAGCCCAGATTCTATTAGAAAGATCGGCACCACCTCTTACCCGTGCCCGTCATCGTGCGGGGTTGGAAGAAACAAAACGCCACCTTATAAACGCACAATCTGCGTCTTGGCCTGAATTGCGGGGTGAGGAATTACGCCTTGCCATGTTATCTCTTGGGCGCTTAACCGGCCATGTCGATATAGAAGCTCTTTTAGACAGTATTTTTAGTCAGTTTTGCATTGGGAAATAA
- the mutY gene encoding A/G-specific adenine glycosylase translates to MKPDTASLLLAWYDQNRRVLPWRALPGQTPDPYGVWLSEIMLQQTVVATVIPYYQRFLAAYPTVHDLAQAPLNEVLQLWAGLGYYARARNLHACAQKVSKIGFFPSDVNELLELPGIGAYTSRAIASIAFNQPFVPIDGNVERLIARLRGIEDPLPASRALLHQEASKLNNSAIAQERPSDFAQALFDLGATICTPRNPSCLLCPCQTNCEAFKAGNAKDLPKRSPKPQRPTRYGVVFRVINPNGDILLRTRPPQGLLGGTDELPGTPWREKPWTEKEALEFAPITKNWQKLGEIKHIFTHFILILTVYEMTSNLYDIRDIKCFDSSFKPPKASALSSAMKKCIILAQG, encoded by the coding sequence GTGAAACCTGATACAGCTTCTTTATTACTCGCCTGGTATGACCAAAATCGACGTGTTTTACCTTGGAGAGCCCTCCCAGGCCAAACACCAGACCCTTACGGTGTTTGGCTGAGTGAGATTATGCTCCAACAAACAGTTGTGGCAACAGTTATCCCTTATTATCAACGTTTTTTGGCAGCCTATCCTACTGTACATGATCTTGCCCAAGCCCCGTTAAATGAGGTTTTACAACTTTGGGCAGGGTTGGGATATTACGCCCGGGCCAGAAACCTACATGCCTGCGCTCAAAAAGTCAGCAAAATTGGGTTTTTCCCTTCTGACGTCAATGAACTATTGGAGCTACCGGGTATAGGCGCCTATACATCTCGCGCTATTGCTTCCATTGCCTTTAACCAACCTTTTGTCCCCATTGATGGCAATGTCGAGCGTTTAATAGCACGGTTAAGAGGAATTGAAGATCCGCTTCCTGCCAGCCGCGCCCTTTTGCACCAGGAAGCCTCAAAACTTAATAACTCAGCCATAGCCCAAGAGCGGCCCTCAGATTTTGCTCAGGCCCTGTTTGACCTTGGAGCTACAATCTGCACACCGCGTAACCCTTCCTGTTTGCTTTGTCCCTGCCAAACAAACTGCGAAGCTTTTAAGGCTGGTAACGCAAAAGACCTGCCAAAACGCAGCCCCAAACCCCAGCGTCCAACACGCTATGGTGTGGTGTTTCGAGTCATAAACCCTAACGGAGATATCTTGCTCAGAACGCGCCCTCCCCAAGGGTTATTAGGTGGTACAGATGAACTTCCTGGAACACCCTGGAGAGAAAAACCCTGGACTGAAAAAGAGGCCCTGGAATTTGCTCCAATCACAAAAAATTGGCAGAAATTAGGCGAAATCAAACATATATTCACCCATTTCATATTGATATTAACCGTTTACGAGATGACCTCGAACTTATATGATATACGTGATATAAAATGTTTTGATAGTAGCTTTAAGCCTCCTAAAGCAAGCGCACTATCAAGTGCTATGAAAAAGTGTATTATTTTGGCCCAGGGTTAA
- a CDS encoding DciA family protein, which yields MSYQGRGRKRANSAQSGFTPPKRSYGVRSIGSYVPNLTRPAFQKKSPLFTRLVLDWEQFVGKTLFQISTPKRLHNNVLTVSCYGPQAIELQYNAVQILGRINVACGLRDTQKLVQLKIVQDRTLYQPIKKRVHRPIEPQPVPDVAEGSLREALERLGGHIKARTKRSY from the coding sequence ATGAGTTATCAAGGCCGCGGACGCAAGAGGGCAAATTCTGCACAGTCAGGGTTTACACCCCCCAAACGATCTTATGGTGTGAGATCTATCGGGTCTTATGTGCCTAATTTAACGCGCCCGGCTTTTCAGAAAAAATCTCCCTTATTTACGCGACTGGTTCTTGATTGGGAGCAGTTTGTTGGAAAAACACTTTTCCAAATTAGCACACCTAAACGATTACATAATAATGTTCTTACAGTATCTTGCTATGGTCCGCAGGCTATTGAACTGCAATATAATGCTGTGCAAATTCTTGGCCGTATTAACGTCGCATGCGGCTTAAGGGACACCCAAAAACTAGTCCAACTAAAAATTGTTCAGGATAGGACTCTTTACCAGCCAATTAAAAAGCGAGTTCATCGCCCTATAGAGCCGCAGCCTGTGCCGGACGTTGCTGAAGGTTCTTTGCGTGAAGCATTAGAGCGTTTGGGCGGGCATATAAAAGCCCGGACCAAACGTTCTTATTAA
- the ilvC gene encoding ketol-acid reductoisomerase, translated as MRVYYDRDADLNLIKGKKVAVIGYGSQGHAHANNLKDSGVAEVIIALRPGSQAAPKAEAAGFKVVTPAEAAAWADVVMILTPDEIQGDLYKTELEANLKKGAALAFAHGLAIHFRLIEPRPDLDVFLIAPKGPGHTVRSEYKRGGGVPCLVAVAQNASGHALDIALSYASAIGGGRSGVIETSFREETETDLFGEQAVLCGGTVDLIRAGFETLVEAGYAPEMAYFECLHEMKLIVDLLYEGGISNVNYSISNTAEYGEYVSGPRIITSDTKAEMKRVLKDIQDGTFVRNFILENKSGKVQFKATRARNDEHQIETVGAKLRDMMPWIAKGKLVDKTRN; from the coding sequence ATGCGTGTATATTATGATCGTGATGCAGATCTGAATTTGATTAAGGGTAAGAAAGTTGCTGTAATTGGCTATGGTAGCCAGGGCCATGCTCATGCAAACAACTTAAAAGATAGTGGTGTAGCCGAAGTTATTATTGCTCTTCGTCCAGGTTCACAGGCTGCCCCAAAGGCTGAAGCTGCTGGTTTTAAGGTTGTTACCCCAGCTGAAGCTGCTGCATGGGCTGACGTTGTCATGATTTTGACACCTGATGAAATTCAGGGTGATCTTTATAAAACAGAGTTGGAAGCCAATCTGAAAAAGGGCGCAGCTTTAGCATTTGCTCACGGTTTAGCTATTCATTTCCGCTTAATTGAGCCACGCCCTGATCTGGATGTTTTCTTAATTGCTCCAAAAGGCCCAGGCCATACGGTGCGTTCTGAATATAAACGCGGTGGCGGTGTTCCTTGTTTGGTTGCTGTAGCACAAAATGCTTCTGGCCATGCTTTAGATATTGCTCTTTCCTATGCTTCAGCCATTGGTGGCGGACGTTCAGGCGTTATTGAAACAAGCTTCAGAGAAGAAACAGAGACAGATCTGTTTGGTGAGCAGGCTGTGCTTTGCGGTGGAACGGTCGACCTGATTCGTGCTGGATTCGAAACATTGGTCGAAGCTGGCTATGCACCAGAAATGGCTTATTTTGAATGTTTGCATGAAATGAAGCTGATCGTTGATCTGCTTTATGAAGGTGGTATTTCTAACGTTAACTACTCAATTTCTAATACAGCTGAGTATGGGGAATATGTTAGCGGTCCACGTATCATCACAAGTGATACAAAAGCAGAAATGAAACGTGTTCTAAAAGACATTCAGGATGGGACGTTCGTTCGGAACTTCATTCTGGAGAACAAATCTGGAAAAGTGCAGTTTAAAGCCACACGCGCTCGCAATGATGAGCATCAGATTGAAACAGTTGGCGCAAAATTACGCGATATGATGCCTTGGATCGCCAAAGGCAAATTGGTTGATAAAACACGCAACTAA
- the rho gene encoding transcription termination factor Rho — MHLAELKKKSPTDLLAFAEELEIENTSSLRKQDIMFAILKTLADREQSIYGEGTLEILPDGFGFLRSPEANYLPGPDDIYVSPAQVRRFGLRPGDTVEGEIRAPRDGERYFSLLKVNAINFEPPEIVRTRINFDNLTPLYPERRLKMEVEQKEDTATPVKGGKGKKDQRDYTSRVIDLVSPIGMGQRALIVAPPRTGKTVMLQSIASSITANHPDVFLIVLLIDERPEEVTDMARSVRGEVISSTFDEPATRHVQVTEMVLEKAKRLVEHKRDVVILLDSITRLARAYNTVVPSSGKVLTGGVDANALQRPKRFFGAARNIEEGGSLTIIATALIDTGSRMDEVIFEEFKGTGNSELILDRKLADKRTFPAIDITKSGTRKEELLVDRASLSKMWVLRRILAPMGTMDAMDFLLDKLRYSKSNQDFFDAMNN, encoded by the coding sequence ATGCATCTCGCCGAACTTAAGAAGAAGTCTCCTACCGATCTTCTGGCTTTTGCTGAAGAATTAGAGATCGAGAACACTTCGTCCTTGCGCAAGCAAGACATTATGTTCGCTATACTCAAAACTCTAGCGGACCGTGAACAATCTATTTACGGAGAAGGCACTCTCGAAATCCTACCTGATGGGTTCGGCTTTCTACGTAGTCCTGAAGCTAATTATCTCCCCGGTCCTGACGATATTTATGTGTCTCCAGCGCAAGTGCGCCGTTTTGGGCTGCGTCCAGGAGATACAGTTGAGGGAGAAATTCGGGCTCCACGTGATGGCGAGCGTTATTTTTCTTTACTCAAAGTAAACGCCATCAATTTTGAGCCCCCCGAAATTGTCCGCACACGGATTAATTTTGATAATTTAACGCCGCTTTATCCTGAGCGTCGCCTTAAAATGGAAGTTGAGCAGAAAGAAGACACTGCCACTCCTGTAAAAGGTGGCAAAGGGAAAAAAGATCAGCGCGATTATACCTCGCGCGTTATTGATCTCGTTTCACCTATTGGGATGGGACAGCGTGCTCTGATTGTTGCCCCACCTCGCACGGGTAAGACGGTTATGCTGCAAAGCATCGCCTCCTCAATCACAGCCAACCATCCAGATGTATTCCTGATCGTTCTTCTTATTGATGAACGCCCTGAAGAAGTCACTGATATGGCACGTTCTGTGCGTGGTGAAGTGATTTCATCTACTTTTGATGAGCCTGCAACGCGCCACGTACAAGTTACAGAGATGGTGCTAGAAAAAGCAAAACGTCTCGTTGAACATAAACGCGACGTTGTGATCTTGCTTGACTCAATCACACGTCTCGCTCGTGCTTATAACACTGTTGTTCCATCATCAGGTAAAGTCTTAACTGGCGGTGTTGATGCGAACGCTCTGCAAAGGCCAAAACGCTTTTTTGGTGCTGCGCGTAATATCGAAGAAGGTGGATCACTCACCATCATTGCAACAGCCCTTATTGATACAGGCTCGCGTATGGATGAAGTGATCTTTGAAGAGTTTAAAGGCACAGGCAACTCGGAACTTATTCTGGACCGCAAGCTTGCTGATAAACGTACTTTCCCAGCAATCGACATTACGAAGTCTGGTACGCGTAAAGAAGAATTGCTGGTCGATCGTGCTTCGCTCTCCAAAATGTGGGTCCTACGTCGTATCCTGGCTCCTATGGGCACAATGGATGCGATGGACTTCTTGCTTGATAAGCTCCGTTACAGCAAATCAAATCAAGATTTCTTTGATGCAATGAATAACTAA
- a CDS encoding methylated-DNA--[protein]-cysteine S-methyltransferase produces the protein MPQLSFQSPFGTLSLSEDDGAIVSLDEGQGRDQEKTALLEHVVSLLQDYFEGHAIDFSDVPVKFFGTAYQLRVWEALRTIPYGETCFYGDLAKKVGGSPQSVGHAVGLNPIPLIVPCHRVIGRNGLTGYSAFDGVDDKAWLLELEKGL, from the coding sequence ATGCCACAATTATCTTTTCAGTCACCATTCGGAACGCTCAGTCTTAGTGAAGATGATGGAGCTATTGTTTCTCTTGATGAAGGCCAGGGACGTGATCAGGAAAAAACGGCTCTGTTAGAGCATGTTGTCTCACTTTTACAAGATTATTTTGAGGGGCACGCCATAGATTTTAGTGATGTGCCCGTAAAGTTTTTCGGTACCGCTTATCAACTGCGTGTCTGGGAAGCTCTTCGTACTATCCCTTATGGAGAAACATGTTTTTATGGTGACCTCGCCAAAAAAGTTGGGGGTTCACCTCAATCTGTAGGGCATGCTGTAGGGCTAAATCCTATTCCTCTTATCGTCCCATGTCATCGTGTGATTGGACGAAATGGCCTAACGGGTTATTCCGCGTTTGACGGCGTGGATGATAAAGCTTGGCTTTTGGAATTGGAAAAAGGCCTTTAA
- the miaA gene encoding tRNA (adenosine(37)-N6)-dimethylallyltransferase MiaA has product MIASNIALIVAGPTCSGKSALALRLAQRFAGSIINADSMQVYRDLRIITARPNDEDLGLVPHKLYGVLDGHQTGSVAWWQKEALAALKACQSENRLPIFCGGTGMYLRSIIEGLVEIPPPGPQAREEARSLLESLGPEGLHARLLEQDPETASRLHITDSQRLARAWEVLRGTGKGLSAWQKEPQLPPTNYRFISVRLDPDRTQLRQAIAERFAAMLKAGALEEIKALLEKNLSSSRPIMRAHGVPELIAVAKGELSLAEAEEKAITATRQYTRRQATWFRHHALGKDEDNIISFQRFGDNEKFSESEFLKIENFITQRIDNH; this is encoded by the coding sequence ATGATTGCTTCAAATATCGCCCTTATTGTGGCTGGACCAACCTGCTCGGGCAAGTCTGCATTAGCTTTGCGTTTGGCGCAACGTTTTGCGGGATCAATTATTAATGCGGATTCTATGCAGGTTTATCGTGATCTGCGCATTATAACGGCACGTCCTAATGATGAAGATCTTGGCCTTGTACCCCATAAACTTTATGGCGTGCTAGATGGTCATCAAACAGGAAGTGTAGCCTGGTGGCAGAAAGAAGCACTTGCAGCGCTCAAAGCCTGTCAGTCTGAAAATAGACTCCCTATTTTCTGTGGTGGGACGGGTATGTATTTGCGGTCTATCATAGAAGGATTGGTGGAAATCCCACCCCCTGGGCCTCAGGCACGAGAAGAGGCACGCTCTTTGTTGGAGTCTTTAGGGCCAGAGGGTCTTCATGCACGACTGTTAGAGCAGGACCCCGAAACAGCATCGCGTCTGCACATAACAGATTCCCAACGCCTGGCGCGCGCGTGGGAAGTTTTGAGAGGAACGGGGAAAGGTTTAAGTGCTTGGCAAAAAGAGCCGCAGCTTCCTCCGACAAATTATCGCTTTATTTCTGTGCGACTTGACCCCGATAGAACTCAGTTACGCCAAGCCATCGCTGAACGTTTTGCGGCAATGTTAAAAGCTGGTGCTCTGGAAGAAATAAAAGCGCTTTTGGAAAAAAATCTTTCTTCTTCACGGCCTATTATGCGTGCTCATGGTGTGCCCGAACTTATAGCTGTGGCTAAGGGCGAACTTTCTTTAGCGGAAGCCGAAGAAAAAGCTATAACGGCAACAAGGCAATATACACGCCGTCAGGCCACGTGGTTTCGTCATCATGCTTTGGGAAAAGATGAGGATAATATAATTTCATTTCAAAGATTTGGGGATAATGAGAAATTTTCGGAAAGTGAATTTCTAAAAATAGAAAATTTTATAACTCAAAGAATTGACAACCATTAG